In Streptomyces erythrochromogenes, the DNA window GCGAAGAACATCTGGCCCATGTCGTACAGGCCCATGTCCTTGTCGACGATGAGGGTGTCCAGGCCGGCACCGAGCATCGGGTAGAGCGCGAAGGGGTTCAGGATCGTCGAGGGGGTAGCGGCCTGGTTGGCGAGCGCCGCCAGGAACTTCTGCTGGTTCTTCGTCCGCTGGAGGTCCGACTCGGCGAAGGCGTACCGGGTCCGCACGAAGGCCAGCGACTGCTCGCCGTTCAGCGTCTGCTTGCCCGCCTTGAAGTCGGCGCCCGACTTCTCGTCCTTGAAGCCCTCTTCGATGTCGAGCTCCACGCCGCCCAGCGCGTCCACGATGTTCGCGAAGCCGGCGAAGCCGATCTCCGCGTAGTGGTCGATGCGCAGGCCCGTGTTGTGCTCGACCGTCCGCACCAGCAGCTCGGGGCCGTCCTCCGCGTACGCCGCGTTCAGCTTGACCCGCCGCCCCTGCGCGGGGAACTTCTTGCCGGACTGGGAGCCGACGAAGGAGGGGATCTCCACGTCCGAGTCGCGCGGCAGCGAGATCATGGTGTTCCCGCTGGAGCACTTCGCCAGGATCATCATCGAGTCGGTCCGCTTGCCCTCGGCCGAGCCCGTGTGGAGCTTCTTCTTCTCCTCGTCGGACATGCCCTCACGGCTGTCCGAGCCCACGATCAGGTACGTCGTGCAGTCGCCCTCCTTCGGCCGTTCGATGACCTTGGAGAGGTCCACCTCGCGGCGCACCTTGGAGTCGGCCCAGAAGTAGGTGGAGACGGACGTCACAAGGAGCGCGGAGACCAGGACGATCGAGCCGACCTTGATGCGCTTGCGCCAGTCCGGGGCCGGACCGGGCGCCCGCCCGGGGCCGCCGGGGCCCGACGGCCCGCCGGGACCCTGAGGCCGGCCCGGGGCGCCGCCCGAGGGCGCGCCGTAGACCTGGCCGGTGTTGTAGCCGCTGTCGTAACCGCCGTAGGTGTCGTGGCCGCCCGCCTGCTGCGGGGGGACGCCGGGCGCGGGCACGGGCCCCGCCGGGCGTTGCGGCCGCGGGGGCTGCACGGGCTGCGGGGGCCGCGGCGGCTGCTGGGGCTGCCGCTGGATGTGCCGCATCCGCTGCACACCTTCGGGCTGCGGACGCGCGCTGCCGCGTCCGTAGGCGTCGTCACGACCTTCTGGCCAGTCATTCATGCGCCCAAGGATGCCTGCCCGGGCGGTGCCTCCGACAGCCCGGGGGAGGTTCCGTACCGGTGCTGTTGCAGAGCTGATGCCTCCGGGACCCAACTAAGGTGTCCGTATGACACAGATACCGGGCGAGCTGCCCGGGAAGCCGACCGCCGCCTCCCGGACGACCCTCAGCCACATCATGACCGCCAACGACACCAACCTCCTGGGAACGGTGCACGGTGGCGTCATCATGAAGCTGGTCGACGACGCCGCCGGCGCCGTGGCGGGCCGTCACTCCGGCGGTGCGGCCGTCACCGCCTCCATGGACGAGATGGCCTTCCTCGCACCCGTGCGCGTGGGCGACCTCGTGCACGTGAAGGCACAGTGCAACTGGACCGGTCGCTCCTCCATGGAGATCGGCGTACGCGTCCTCGCCGAGCGGTGGAACGAGTCCACCCCCGCCACCCAGGTCGGCAGCGCCTACCTCGTCTTCACCGCGGTGGACTCCGAGGGCAAGCCCCGCCAGGTCCCGCCGGTGCTCCCGGAGACGGAGCAGGACGAGCGGCGCTACCAGGAGGCCCAGATCCGCCGCACCCACCGGCTCGCCCGCCGCCAGGCCATCATGGCCCTGCGCGAGGAGCGCGCCGCCCAGGGCTTCGACGACTGAGTCGGCCCGCACAGGGGCCCGTACGGCTCGTACGGGCCTCAGTTCCCGCAGACCACCTGGTCGCCGCTGACGACCCCGAAGGCGCCCTGGTACGGGTCCTCCGCGCGCACCGGCACCACCTTGCGGTAGTCGGCGCCCGCGATCACCGTGACGGTCCGACCCTGCCCCGCGACCGCCCGCAGCTCACTGCCGGGCAGCGCGGTCGCCACCGACCGCGCGGAGCGGTCCCAGCGCGGGTCGTACGTGATCACCGTGCGCTTGACGTCGCGGCTCGCGCCGTTGCCCGGGGCCCGCGTGGTGTCGAAACCCGTGGCGCGCAGCGCGGAGTCGACGCGCCCGCCCAGCCCGTCGATCCGGGTCCCGTTCTCCACCTGGATCCGGACCTGCGCGGGGGGCACGTCCACCGGCACCGCCGTGGGCCGGCCGGCGGCGGCCCTCCCGGGCCGGGCCGGGGCCAGCGGGCGGTCCTCGCGCAGCGCCTCGAAGAGCTTGGCCGCCTTCGGCTCGTCCCACTTCACGGTGGACCCGATGCCCTTGACGCGGAACGAGGGGCTGCCGATGGGCACCGAGGCGAACTCGGAGGAGGAGGGGGTGAAGTCCCGCATCGCCTGACCGAGCGCCAGCATCTGCTCCGAGCCGAAGCCCTTGTCGGCGCGGACCGAGCCGAGCAGGGTGGAACTGAGCTCCTTGAACTTGACGGGGTTCAGCAGTACTCCGCCGCCGGTCGCCTGCTTGATCAGGGCGGCGACGAACCGCTGCTGGCGCTGCATGCGGCCGAGGTCGGAGGCGCCGTCGACGTGGCGCGAGCGCACGTACTGCAGGGCCTGGCCGCCGGTCAGCCGGTGGGTGCCGGGCAGCAGATCGAGGCCGGTGTTCGGGTCGCGCATGGTCTTGGCGGTGCAGATCTCCACCCCGCCCATCGCGTCGACCGTCTTCATGAAGCTGGTGAAGTCGACCTCCAGATAGTGGTCGATCTTCACCCGGGTCATGTTCTCGACCGTCCGCACGGTGAGGTTGGGCCCGCCCTCCGCGTAGGCCGCGTTCAGTTTCACGGGGTGCGCCTTGTGCGCCTTCCCGGTGACGAGGTCGCGGTGCGCGGGCACCTCGGCGTAGCTGTCGCGGGGCAGGCTGACGACGCTCGCCCGCTCCTTGTCCGCCGACAGGTGCACCAGCATGATCGTGTCCGTGCAGCGGCAGGGCGCCCCGCCCAGGCGGTACTCCCGCTTCTCCTCGGGGCTGATCTTCTCCCGGCCGTCCGTGCCCACGAGCAGGAAGTTGATGCCGTGTCCGGCCTGCGGGCGGTTCTTCATGTCCTTGAACGGGTCCACCCGCTCGATCCCTGTGTCCAGGCCGGTCATCACGGCGTGCCCGATGGCCCCGGAGCCCAGCACCGCCACCGACAGCCCGGCCGCGATCCGCACCCCCCAGCGGGGCCGCCCCTCCCGGTGCCGGGCCGGTCCGCCTCCGCCGCCGCGCCGCACGCGCTGCGGCCGGGGCGGCCCGGTCGGACGGATGGGACGGTGCGGCTGGGGCACGGGGGACACCTCCGCGGGAGCACAGGGATACCGGTCGAAGGACGGGGCCGGCCCTCATGCAGCGCAGCCGGCTGATTCGACAGAACAGTAGGCCCATACGATCAGCCGCTGTCCGTACCGATCACTCGGCGCGCACCCGGTTCCCCCGTACGCGGTAACGTGACACCGATACCCGACCTTGAAGGACCACATGCCCGCCCAGCAGCCCGCAGTCTCGGTGATCATGCCGGTGCTCGATGAGGAGCACTACCTCCGCGAGTCCGTCCGCCACATCCTGGAACAGGAGTATGCGGGCGAGATGGAGGTGGTGATCGCACTCGGGCCGTCCACGGACCGTACCGACGAGATCGCCGCCGAACTCGTCGCCGAGGATCCCCGAGTCCATACCGTCCCGAACCCCACCGGCCGGACCCCGGCGGCGCTCAACGCCGCCATCAAGGCCTCGCGTCACCCGATCGTGGTACGCGTCGACGGCCACGGCATGCTCTCGCCGAACTACATCGCCACCGCCGTCCGCCTGCTGGAGGAGACCGGTGCGCAGAACGTCGGCGGGATCATGCACGCCGAAGGCGAGAACGCCTGGGAAGAGGCCGTCGCCGCCGCGATGACCTCCAAGATCGGCGTCGGCAACGCCCCCTTCCACACCGGCGGCCAGGCCGGCCCGGCCGAGACCGTCTACCTCGGCGTCTTCCGCCGCGAGGCGCTGGAACAGCAGGGCGGATACAACGAGGAGTTCATCCGCGCCCAGGACTGGGAGCTGAACTTCCGCATCCGCGAAGCCGGCGGACTGATCTGGTTCTCGCCCGAGCTGAAGGTCCAGTACCGCCCGCGGCGCTCCGTCAAGGCGCTGGCCAAGCAGTACAAGGACTACGGCCGGTGGCGGCACGTGGTGGCCCGCTACCACTCGGGCTCGATCAACATGCGCTACCTGGCCCCGCCGACCCTCGTCTGCGCGATCGCCGCGGGCGTGGTCGTGGGCGCGACCGTCACCCCGCTGGGCTTCGCCGTCCCGGCCGGCTACCTCGCGGCCATCGCCGCGGGTTCCGTCCCGGCGGGCAAGGGGCTGTCGTTGAAGGCCCGGGCGCAGATCCCCGTCGCCCTGGCGACCATGCACCTGTCCTGGGGCTTCGGCTTCCTGACCAGCCCGCGCGCCCTGGCGAACAAGCTCATCGCGAGCCGCCGCCCGGCCGTGGTGCCCGGCGTCCCGCAGGTCTGAGACGTACGAAGGGGCCCGGCGCGGAAGCTGCGTTCGATCGCAGTCTCCGGGCCGGGCCCCTTTCGTGCGCCTGCTACCAGGTGAAGCCGGGCTGGATCGGCATGCAGGCCTGGTCGTTGTCGCCGTTGAGCGCGTGGGCGGAGTCCGGCGCCTTGGTCGGGGCGGCCGGCGGCGGGGTCGGCGTGCCGCCGGTCCGCCAGTCCTTGCCGACGAACACGACGATCCCGGCGACCTGGTCGGACTTCTGCACCGAGCCTGCGGGCAGACCGAGGGCGGTGGCCACGGCGGCCGCGTCGGCCGCCTGGGCGTCGGTGGCGTAGCGGATCACCGAGGTGTCCTCGGCGCCCGTCTGGGTGTCGGCGACGACCTTGGTGAAGCCCTTGCCGGTCAGCAGCGCGGCGACCTCGCTGGCGCGGCCCTTCACCTTGGCCTCGGTGCCGTCCTTGCCCCCGGTCGAGTTGCGGACGGTGACCGCGATCTTCGCGGGGGGTGCGGCCGTGGCGGCGGCCGTCGGGGCCGTGGTCGGCTGCTGCTGGGCCGGGGCGGACGGCGAGGCCGGTGCCCCCGGGGTCGCGGAGGCCGCCGGGGAGGCCGAACCCTGGCCGTCCAGGGCGATGTCCTCACGGACCATCCTGAACAGGTCCTCGGCCTCGCCCGGCTTGGGCTCGACACGACCGTCCAGGCCGGGCTTGGTGCTGTAGATCCACGGCATGGTGGTCATGGTGATCCGGCCCGGCGGGACCTTCTTCAGCTCCATGCTGAGGTCGAACAGCTTGTCGATCTTGTTCAGGCCGGTGTCCACGACCATGGCCTCGATCGCCGCCTGGGCCAGGCTGTTGAGCTTGACCGGGTTGCTGAGCTTGGCGTTCTTGCGGAACTCCCGGGCCATCGAGTTCATGTACTGGTGCTGGGCGTGGGTGCGGCCGATGTCGGTGCCGTCCTCGAAGCCGTAGCGGGTTCGCAGCCACTGCAGGGCCGTCTCGCCCTGGATGACGCTCGTGCCCTTGGGCAGCTTCAGGCCGGAGCCCTTGCCGTCCCGGGTGCGGGAGTGCACGTTCTGCTCGACGCAGACCGGGACGCCGCCGATGGCGTCGGCCATCCGGACCACGCCCTTGAAGTCGATCATCATGAAGTGATCGATGGGGATCTTGGTCAGCTCGGACCAGGCGGCGACCGTGCAGCCGGGTCCGCCGCGCTGGATCGACTCGTTCGTCTGGACGAGGCCCTTGCTGGCCGGGTGCACCTTGCCGCCCGGCTCGGTGCACTTGGGCATCATCAGCATCGTGTCGCGCGGCATCGAGACCACGGACATGTTGCTGCGGTCCGCCGACAGGTGCAGCAGCATCTGGACGTCCGCGAGCGGCGGGCCGTCGAAGGTGTCCGTGGCCCCGCCGAGGGCCTGGTTCTCCGCGTCGTTGCGCGCGTCGGAACCGATCAGCAGGATGTTCAGCGGGGTCTGCCCGAAGGCGTTGGGCTTGGAACCGCCCAGTTTGTTCTCGCCGAGGTTCAGCGCGTCCGTCTGGATGCTGCCGTTCAGGTGCCGGTAGTAGAGGTAGCCGGCCGCCGCCGTCCCGAGTATGAGCAGGGACAGGACGGAGGAGACCCAGCGCAGTACGCGCCTGCGGCCCCGCCTGGGAGGGCGGGCGCCGCCGGTCCTGCGGGCCGACCTCGAACCGCCCCGCGGGCCGGGCACCGTGCCGGGCGCGCCCGCCCCGCCGCCGGGTATCTCCCCGTCGGCCTGGGCGCTCGCCCCCTCCTCCCGCACGTCGCTGTGCCTCACGCGCATCCCCCTCAAGGTCCTTCTCGGTCGTTGGTGTGCCGGGGTGACCGGACACGTGCCGCTACTTGGCGCAGACGGCCTTGTCGGCCTGGGCCTGCTGGACGTCCTTGGGCAGCTCCTGCGGCACCGGCGGCGCCAGCGGGGTGCCCGGCTTCTGGAAGTCCGGACCCAGAGTCAGCTTCATCGGGGCCTTCGCCGCCGCGTCCGTCGTCCCCATCTTCAGCGCGGTGACCGGCAGCCCCAGGGCGTCCGCCAGCGCACGGGCCTGGTCGGCCTGGTTGGGCGCGTACTCCAGCTGGGTGGCGTCCACCTTCGACGGTGCGTTGCCCTGGTTGCTGGCCTTGGACATCCCCTTGGTGTTCTGCAGCCAGCCCAGCGTGGTGGAGGCGGCGCCCTTGGGCCCGCCGCCGTTGTAGACGGCCACCCGTACGTCCCCAGCGGGTGCCCGGTTGCCCTGGAGCAGCGCGTCCTGCTTGGCCTTCGCGTCGGCGTCGGCCGCCTCCTTCGCGGCCTGCTCCTTCTTCTCGACCTCCGTGAGCGAGACGTCCCCCCGGATCATCTGCAACAACGGGTCGGCCAGCCGCTGGTCGACCACGACGGTCGCCTTGACCTTCTCGGCCGGGTTGTCGAGCACCGGCAGGGTGGTGAAGGTGATGTTCTTGAGGTCGATGTCCTTCAACTCGCCCGCGAGGTCGGTGAGTTTGTCGATGGAGCCCAGGCCCTGGTCCACCGTCAGCGACTTGGTGGCCGCCTCGGCGAGCGAGAAGAACTTCTTCGGACTGGTCAGCGTCTCCTTGGACTTCATCTCGCGCATCATCGAACCCAGGAACTGCTGCTGGGTCTTGATGCGGTCCAGGTCGCTCTCGTTGCCGAAGGCGTGCCGGGTGCGTACGAAGGCCAGCGCCTGCTCGCCCTCCAGCCGGTGCTCGCCCTGGGGGAGCTTGAGCTTGGAGTCCTCGTCGTCGACGGCCTTCTCCAGGCACACGGGCACGCCGCCGACCGCGGTGCTGAGGGTCTTCACCGCGTTGAAGTCGACCATCATGAAGTTGTCGACCTCTATGCCGGTGAGCTCCTTCACCGTGCGCATGGTGCAGCCCGCGTCGCGGCCCTCCTGGCCCAGGCTGGTGTTGAAGCGCACGCCCTTCGCGCCGCGGACCGTCTTCGTGGTGCCGTCCGGCTGCTTCGTCGGGCAGTCCGGGATGGTGGTGATCAGGTCGCGGGGGATGGACAGCGCGGTGGCGTTGGAGCGGTCCTTGGCGATGTGGAACAGGATCGTGGTGTCGGCGTGGCCGACGCTGTCCTTGTCGCCGTAGCCCTCGTTGCCCGCACCGCTGCGCTTGTCGGTGCCGATGACCAGGATGTTGATGGCCTGGTCCTTCTTGAACCCGCCGGTGCCCGCGCCCGCGATGTCGGTGACGCTGAGGTTGCCGTTCAGGTGGTCGTAGTAGAGGTACGCCGCCGCGGCGCCGCCGACCAGCAGGAGTGCCAGCGTCCCGCTGGTGATCAGCAGGGCCTTCTTGCGGCGTCCGCCACCGCCGCCGCCCTTGCGCGAGCGGCCGCCCCTGCGGCCCCCGGGCGGGGCGTCGCCGCGGCGGGGCCCCGGCACGCCGGGGGAGGGTGCGGTGGGAGCTGCGGGTGCCGCCGAAGATCTGCGGGGCGCGGCGACCTTGGGCCGCTCTCGCGCTGCGGAGTCGTTCAATTGCAGCTCGTAGTGGCCGGTGCGGGGATTGAGCACCCACTGGTCTGCGGGGTCGATCTCTTCCGCCCGCCCACGGCTTTGCGCATCCACGGTTGCTCGAATCCTCCGTCGGGTGCCTCGCGACGCGCCTCCCCAAGGCGCACGGTCAACGATCCGGCTGCTGGTACCCGGTCTCCGGTCCGGCCGGGCACCGGATCGCTCACCTTATCCGTCCTGTTCGGCCGCAAACCATGGTGGTGACAAATTCCACTCCCCTTATAACGGGGTGAAGCGCCCATCCCACTCGGTTCGGTCACCGGCTTTTGGGATTGCTTTACCGGCACCCGGTGTTCCCTGCGGTCGTTCCTGTGAAGGTAGGGATGGGCGCGGAGGGGGTCGAGGTTCCCTCACCGGCCGAATTCCCTTCCGGAACAGCGGCAGTGGTGGTCGCGGCCGGGGTCGGGGCGGCCGTCCCGGGGGCCCGCGCCGCCGCAGAAGGCGTCGCCTCCGGCGGGGTCACCGTCACCGGTTCGTCCTCCCGCAGCTGCTGGAACAGCCGCTCTGCGTCCGGTTCCACCAACTCGTCCCGGTTGGGGTTGGGTGCGTAGGGCCGGCGCGGCACGGTCAGGAACGTGATGCGATGGGTCGGTATGCCCCGTACGCCCCTTACGAGTTCGTACATGTTGCGCAGCGACGCCAGTCCGGGGTCGGTGGTCAGCGAGGAGGTGGCGGCGTCCAGCAGCGGGTACAGGCGTGTCGGGTTCAGCAGGACGCCGTTGCTCTGCACCTTCTTGACGAGGGATCCGAGGAACTGCTGCTGGCGTTCCATCCGTTCGGTGTCGCTGCCGTTGCCCAGGCTGTGCCGGGCGCGGACGAACCCCAGCGCCTGCTCGCCCCGGAGGGTCTGCCGGCCGCCGGGCAGCTTCAGCTTGGCCTGCACGTCGTCGATGGGCTGCTTGAGGCACACCTCCACCCCGCCGACGGCGTCGACCATCCGCTTGAACCCGCTGAAGTCGATGACCATGTGGTGGTCGATCCGGATGCCCGTGAGCTTCTCCACGGTCCGGATCGTGCAGGCGGCCCCGCCCCACTCGAACGCCCAGTTGAACTGGGCGAAGGAGGCGCCCGTGCGGGACCCGTCGGGCTGCAGGCAGGAGGGGATCTCCGTCATCAGGTCCCGGGGTATCGACACCGCCGTCGCGCTCCTGCGGTCCTGCGGCAGGTGCAGCAGGATCGTGGTGTCCGAGCGCTGGGTGCCCTTGTCCTCCCCGTAGCCGGCGTTGCCCTTGCCGGAGCGCGAGTCGGAGCCGATCAGCAGGATGTTCTGGGCGCCCGTGGCGAGGTGCGCCGGGCGTTCGCGCTCGTAGCGCTCCAGCTCGGCCGCGGCGGAGGTGTCCTCGGTGATGTTCCCGTCGAGCTTGTTGTAGAGCCACCAGCCGGTGGCCGCCCCCACCAGGACCAGCAGGGTCAGCCCGAGACCGATCCAGCGCAGCAGCCTGCGCCTGCGGTCCCGCGGAGGCCGTCGTTCGCCTCCGGCCGCATCGCTGCCGCCCGGTATGCCTGAGCTGTCCGTCACTGGCGTGCGTCCCCTCGCCGCTGCGAGCAGCCGTACGGGTGAGCACGGCCATTGCCGATCCTCCCCCCGGGGCGCCGGAGCAGCCCGGGGGCGGGGTCGTGTCTAGGGCCATGCGGGTGACAGATCGGCCGTTCCCGAGGTTGATCAGTGTGGGTGACGGGCCGCGCCCCGGTTTCAGACCGTGTGGGTGACGCGCTCGCTCTCGGTCCGCTGGGCCAGCGCCTCCGGTGACAGCCGGTCCAGGTTCCGGCAGAGCACCACGGACGCCCCCGCGGCCAGCGCGGCGTACAGCCCGGCGGACAGCCCCTCCCAGGTGTCGTAGCCCAGCCCGGTCAGCACCCGCGCCCCCTCGCCGAGGCCGAGCTTCGCCGCGTCCTCGCGGGCCCGGGTGACCAGCGCCGTGTGCGAGAGCTCCTCGCCGCCGACGATCAGAGCGGGACCTTCGGGCTGCACCGGGACGAAGGGGGCGAAGCGGTCACCCTGCCCCGGCACCTCCACCGCGTAGTCGGCGAAACCGGCCGGGGGCTGCGGGAAGCGCCCGCCCAGCGGCCGCAGGGCCAGCGCCACGCGCTCGCCGTCGCACTCCAGCGCCTGCTCCAGCGTGTCCGGACCGCTGACGACGAGGTCGGCGTCGCCCGGGTGCCCGCCCACCGAGGCCACGACCCCGACCGAGTCGCAGGCCAGCAGCCACACGGCGCTCTGCCAGTGCGCCGGGAGCAGCAGCGCGAGCCGGTCCCCGGGCTCGGCGCCCAGGTCGCCCTGGAGCAGGTTCGCGGTCTTGGCCACCCAATTGGCGAAGGTCGCGACGGACAATTCGACGCGTTCGCCGGTGGCGTCGTCGTAGAAGGTGACGAGCGGGCGGCCCGGATCGGCGGCGAGCGCGGATCGCAGCAGGTCGGCAGGGGTGCGGTCAATGGCGTTCACCCGGCACAGGGTACGCGGGGCCCTCCCCCGTACGGGGGTCCGCGGCTCCTCCGTACGGGGGAGGGGTATCCGCGGCGCAGCGGACGGAGCATCAGATCTCGGATGGCGCCCCGTGGTGGGCGTGCCCACCATCCTTGTCATGCGTGGATTCCTTGCTTCCTCGATCGGCGTCGCGACGGCCGCCGTACTGGCCCTGCCCCTCGCGCTCCCGACTCCAGCACTCGCCGAAACCGTCCCCGTGACCCCGGCCGGGTCCACCCAGTCGCTGCCGCTCGTTCCCCTCGGGCCCGCGGCGGACCGCACCCCCGGCGTCCCCGGAATGAGCGCCTCGCCCCGCGGTTCCGAGACGCAGGGCCTGGCCGCCCGTGAGGTCAAGACGTTCTCCATGGTCGGTGTCGTCTGGGACGACGCCACCACCCAGCTCAACGGCAGCGTCCAGGTCCGTACCCGCTCCGTCCGCACCGCCACCTGGTCCGACTGGCAGGACGTCGAGGTCCACAACAGCGAGCACGCGGCCGACCCCGACGCGGTGGAGCGCGACTCCGGCCGGGTCCGCGGCGCCACCGCCCCGCTGTGGGTCGGCGAGTCCGACGGCGTGGAGGTCCGCGTCCAGGCGGAACTGGACGCCCCGACCACCCGCGCGGGCTCCCGGCTGCCCTCGGGCATGCGCATCGAACTCGTCGACCCGGGCGCGGCGGCCCCGGCGGGGTCCTCGGACGGCAAGAACAGCGGCCCGGCCGACGACAAGGGCGAGATGGTCGCGCCCGGCCTGACCATGGAGATGGCCGAGGCCTCCGCGGCGAACGTGCCGCACGCCGCGCTCGGCGCGAACGAGATCATCGAGCTGGACAAGGCCGACTCCACCGCCGACGCCGTCTTCGCCAGCGAGGGCGAACTCACCGCGGCGGCGGCCCCGTACATCGGCCCGCGCCCGCGGATCGTCACCCGCAAGGGCTGGGGCGCGGACGAGTCCCTGCGCGAGAAGGCCTTCGCCTACACCAACACCGTGAAGGCGGCGTTCGTCCACCACAGCGCCTCCGGCAACAACTACGCCTGCAAGGACGCCCCGGCGGTGCTGCGCAGCCTGTACCGCTACCACGTGGTCAGCAGCGGCTGGCGCGACTTCGGCTACAACTTCGCCGTCGACAAGTGCGGCACGGTCTACGAGGGCCGCGCGGGCGGCGTCTCCAAGCCGGTCCTCGGCGCCCACACCATGGGCTTCAACACGGACAGCATGGGCGTGGCGGTGCTCGGCACCTTCACGAACTCGGCGCCCCCGGCCGCCGCCGTCGACGCGGTCGCCCGCCTCACCGCCTGGAAGCTCGGCCTCTTCGGCCGGGACCCGCGCGCGAAGGCCACCCTCAAGTCGGGCGGCGGCAACCGCTACCCCAAGGGCAGGAACGTCTCGATGAACGTCATCTCGGGCCACCGGGACGGCTTCGCGACGGAGTGCCCCGGCAAGCAGCTGTACGGCAAGCTCCCGACGACCCGCACCTCCTCGGCCAAGCTCCAGGGCCGCCCGTAGCCTCCGGCGGCCGGCCGGGGCGGGCTACGCTCGACCCATGGCCGGCCGCTTCGACCCCCTCAACCGGACCGCCGTACGCGGCGGCCGCACCGACGTACCGCCGGGCCGCGCAGGCACCGCGGGCGCGGGGGCCGTGGAACGCCGCTGGACCCCCGACGGCCCCGTCGACCTCGGCCTCACCCTCGGCCCGCTCCGGCGCGGCCCCGCCGACCCCACCTTCCGCACCACACCCGACGGCTCCGTCTGGCGCGCCACGCGCACCCCCGACGGGCCCGCCACCCTCCGGGTCTCCCGGACCGGGACCGGGACCGAGATCGACGCCGAGGCCTGGGGCGCCGGCGCCGCCTGGCTGCT includes these proteins:
- a CDS encoding LCP family protein, with the translated sequence MNDWPEGRDDAYGRGSARPQPEGVQRMRHIQRQPQQPPRPPQPVQPPRPQRPAGPVPAPGVPPQQAGGHDTYGGYDSGYNTGQVYGAPSGGAPGRPQGPGGPSGPGGPGRAPGPAPDWRKRIKVGSIVLVSALLVTSVSTYFWADSKVRREVDLSKVIERPKEGDCTTYLIVGSDSREGMSDEEKKKLHTGSAEGKRTDSMMILAKCSSGNTMISLPRDSDVEIPSFVGSQSGKKFPAQGRRVKLNAAYAEDGPELLVRTVEHNTGLRIDHYAEIGFAGFANIVDALGGVELDIEEGFKDEKSGADFKAGKQTLNGEQSLAFVRTRYAFAESDLQRTKNQQKFLAALANQAATPSTILNPFALYPMLGAGLDTLIVDKDMGLYDMGQMFFAMKGVNGGDGVSMNMPISGQRGGNLVWDKAKVQQLVKEIQNDEKVTVRGN
- a CDS encoding acyl-CoA thioesterase; translated protein: MTQIPGELPGKPTAASRTTLSHIMTANDTNLLGTVHGGVIMKLVDDAAGAVAGRHSGGAAVTASMDEMAFLAPVRVGDLVHVKAQCNWTGRSSMEIGVRVLAERWNESTPATQVGSAYLVFTAVDSEGKPRQVPPVLPETEQDERRYQEAQIRRTHRLARRQAIMALREERAAQGFDD
- a CDS encoding LCP family protein, with amino-acid sequence MSPVPQPHRPIRPTGPPRPQRVRRGGGGGPARHREGRPRWGVRIAAGLSVAVLGSGAIGHAVMTGLDTGIERVDPFKDMKNRPQAGHGINFLLVGTDGREKISPEEKREYRLGGAPCRCTDTIMLVHLSADKERASVVSLPRDSYAEVPAHRDLVTGKAHKAHPVKLNAAYAEGGPNLTVRTVENMTRVKIDHYLEVDFTSFMKTVDAMGGVEICTAKTMRDPNTGLDLLPGTHRLTGGQALQYVRSRHVDGASDLGRMQRQQRFVAALIKQATGGGVLLNPVKFKELSSTLLGSVRADKGFGSEQMLALGQAMRDFTPSSSEFASVPIGSPSFRVKGIGSTVKWDEPKAAKLFEALREDRPLAPARPGRAAAGRPTAVPVDVPPAQVRIQVENGTRIDGLGGRVDSALRATGFDTTRAPGNGASRDVKRTVITYDPRWDRSARSVATALPGSELRAVAGQGRTVTVIAGADYRKVVPVRAEDPYQGAFGVVSGDQVVCGN
- a CDS encoding glycosyltransferase family 2 protein, with the translated sequence MPAQQPAVSVIMPVLDEEHYLRESVRHILEQEYAGEMEVVIALGPSTDRTDEIAAELVAEDPRVHTVPNPTGRTPAALNAAIKASRHPIVVRVDGHGMLSPNYIATAVRLLEETGAQNVGGIMHAEGENAWEEAVAAAMTSKIGVGNAPFHTGGQAGPAETVYLGVFRREALEQQGGYNEEFIRAQDWELNFRIREAGGLIWFSPELKVQYRPRRSVKALAKQYKDYGRWRHVVARYHSGSINMRYLAPPTLVCAIAAGVVVGATVTPLGFAVPAGYLAAIAAGSVPAGKGLSLKARAQIPVALATMHLSWGFGFLTSPRALANKLIASRRPAVVPGVPQV
- a CDS encoding LCP family protein codes for the protein MRVRHSDVREEGASAQADGEIPGGGAGAPGTVPGPRGGSRSARRTGGARPPRRGRRRVLRWVSSVLSLLILGTAAAGYLYYRHLNGSIQTDALNLGENKLGGSKPNAFGQTPLNILLIGSDARNDAENQALGGATDTFDGPPLADVQMLLHLSADRSNMSVVSMPRDTMLMMPKCTEPGGKVHPASKGLVQTNESIQRGGPGCTVAAWSELTKIPIDHFMMIDFKGVVRMADAIGGVPVCVEQNVHSRTRDGKGSGLKLPKGTSVIQGETALQWLRTRYGFEDGTDIGRTHAQHQYMNSMAREFRKNAKLSNPVKLNSLAQAAIEAMVVDTGLNKIDKLFDLSMELKKVPPGRITMTTMPWIYSTKPGLDGRVEPKPGEAEDLFRMVREDIALDGQGSASPAASATPGAPASPSAPAQQQPTTAPTAAATAAPPAKIAVTVRNSTGGKDGTEAKVKGRASEVAALLTGKGFTKVVADTQTGAEDTSVIRYATDAQAADAAAVATALGLPAGSVQKSDQVAGIVVFVGKDWRTGGTPTPPPAAPTKAPDSAHALNGDNDQACMPIQPGFTW
- a CDS encoding LCP family protein, which translates into the protein MDAQSRGRAEEIDPADQWVLNPRTGHYELQLNDSAARERPKVAAPRRSSAAPAAPTAPSPGVPGPRRGDAPPGGRRGGRSRKGGGGGGRRKKALLITSGTLALLLVGGAAAAYLYYDHLNGNLSVTDIAGAGTGGFKKDQAINILVIGTDKRSGAGNEGYGDKDSVGHADTTILFHIAKDRSNATALSIPRDLITTIPDCPTKQPDGTTKTVRGAKGVRFNTSLGQEGRDAGCTMRTVKELTGIEVDNFMMVDFNAVKTLSTAVGGVPVCLEKAVDDEDSKLKLPQGEHRLEGEQALAFVRTRHAFGNESDLDRIKTQQQFLGSMMREMKSKETLTSPKKFFSLAEAATKSLTVDQGLGSIDKLTDLAGELKDIDLKNITFTTLPVLDNPAEKVKATVVVDQRLADPLLQMIRGDVSLTEVEKKEQAAKEAADADAKAKQDALLQGNRAPAGDVRVAVYNGGGPKGAASTTLGWLQNTKGMSKASNQGNAPSKVDATQLEYAPNQADQARALADALGLPVTALKMGTTDAAAKAPMKLTLGPDFQKPGTPLAPPVPQELPKDVQQAQADKAVCAK
- a CDS encoding LCP family protein, with amino-acid sequence MTDSSGIPGGSDAAGGERRPPRDRRRRLLRWIGLGLTLLVLVGAATGWWLYNKLDGNITEDTSAAAELERYERERPAHLATGAQNILLIGSDSRSGKGNAGYGEDKGTQRSDTTILLHLPQDRRSATAVSIPRDLMTEIPSCLQPDGSRTGASFAQFNWAFEWGGAACTIRTVEKLTGIRIDHHMVIDFSGFKRMVDAVGGVEVCLKQPIDDVQAKLKLPGGRQTLRGEQALGFVRARHSLGNGSDTERMERQQQFLGSLVKKVQSNGVLLNPTRLYPLLDAATSSLTTDPGLASLRNMYELVRGVRGIPTHRITFLTVPRRPYAPNPNRDELVEPDAERLFQQLREDEPVTVTPPEATPSAAARAPGTAAPTPAATTTAAVPEGNSAGEGTSTPSAPIPTFTGTTAGNTGCR